The sequence below is a genomic window from Hippocampus zosterae strain Florida chromosome 15, ASM2543408v3, whole genome shotgun sequence.
catcatgggaggacacgcccctacacgggatgtaccaccggaccataactgaagtggctgatctcaagaagtcctatcagtggctagagagggctggcctgaaggacagcacagaggcactcatcctggctgctcaggagcaggccttgagcaccagagccattgaggcccagatataccacaccagacacgacccaaggtgtaggttgtgcaaagaggcacctgagacgatccaacacataactgcaagggtgtaagatgctggcagggaaagcctacatggaacgccataaccaggtggctggcatagtctaccgaaacatctgtgcggagtatggactgcaaaccccaaggtcaaaatgggaaacacctgcgaaggtggtggagaatgaccgagccaagatcctgtgggacttccagatccagactgacaagatggtaatggcgaaccaaccagatatcgtgatcatagataaagggcagaggaaagccgttgtagtgggtGTAGcgatcccaagtgatggaaacatcaggaagaaggaacatgagaaactcgagaaataccaagggctcagagaagacctggagagagcctggaaggtaaaggtgacagtcgtgcctgtggtggtcggaggactcggggcagtgacccacaaactggatgagtggttgcaacagatcccgggaacaacatcggacatctcagtccagaaatgtgcagtgctgggaacagcaaggatactgcgcagaaccctcaagcttcctggcctctggcagaggacccgagctgaatgagggacggacaccagcCGAggagtgagacgaggaattatatataataacacAAAatcttatatactgtatatagtgtGCAATGACTGTATCGTGATGCTAGCGGTATCAATGGAAAAATCATTATTAAAATTCCCAAATTGACTCTGCATTACTGAAGTCAGGCAAGTAAACTATCAGTGACGAAATTTTCCATCCGTGTCCAAATATTACAAAGTGCTACTTCAATCTGCAACCAGAACATCCACGGATGAAGTTTTTCTGGTAACTTGTTGAGCTGAGCGTTAAAGTTAAGACGGGTCGGGTATCAAATGTGACCGCGTACCCCGACACCTCATCGGCTTTCCAAACATTCCCGCGGCTGCGCGTCCTGGCGCGGCCTTGCCCGTCATCTGGCGGAAGGAGCGCGTCCAAGTCGTCGTCAGACACTTGTCTCATCCTCTCAAAGCCTCCGCGCGCCCAAGCTCATTTGTAGGGACGCTAATGAACTGCGTGACCTCACccgccattttttgggggggtcactcAAAGGTGGTGTGACAGACACACACGAACGCACGCACATCGGggtctttttgtcatttgtcatccTTTGTTCACTCGTGCGGCCGCCTTCCAAGTCTTTGCGATGCGATTCAATGAGACACATGCGGCAAAGGTTAAATCCTCTCTGGCTGTGTTTGTCTGTACTTTCTTAGCTTAGAATCAGAGCTACAAAACACCCGCATACGACTCACATTAATTTGTGGCCAACAATGTTGACAAGATACAAAACTTTcccagtggggggaaaaaataataatagaaaaGTAGTTCACATGTTGCGGagtcaaacataaaaaaagacaagttaATCACCATGTAGACAATTAGGCACGTTTTCACCCTTAAGGAAATTGCTGCAGCCGAGTTGGATGAGTGGTAAGAGTGTCTGCCTCACAGATCTGAAGTTCTGGGTTGGAATCTTAACTGATTTCTGTGGctttaaagcactttttttttaaacaaaatacacaaatcCAAACAATACAAACgtattacaataaaaaaactactagtcaaaaatattacaaatatattgctgaatacacacacaaaatattttcctaAATTAATAAAATGGGTACAAATATTAgacagaaatgtaaaaaaatctaGGTTATGACATATCCAAATataagttaaaaaatataaagtgtgtctacgtgtgtgtgtgtgtgggcgggggtCAGGAGGGGTCAGGAGGGGTATGTAGGGAAAGCACTTTCTTGGCCACTTTTCTTGGAGTTGCACCACAATGTTTTCACgttgactaaaaatgacatcacatagCTTAAGGCTCAGTTAACAACCAAACACGACCCACCTGTTTGCCGGACtttgtcatgtgacattcgcaaAGTGAACCCTTccgcactgtgatgtcatttccagtCAACAGCAAGGTGAAATAGCAGCCCCCctagatggattaaaaaaatgatgaaataaaaataaagaggtgTACTGATCGGTTTTAGAGTCCACAAACGCAATCTTAATCTGAATGCTGTGTTTGGACTAGAGCGAGCGCATACAACATTTCCCAATTGCCAATTTGCCCCAGTGAACGTTGAAAAGTAAAGCAAGGCACAATTTGAAAAGTGGCACAAAACAGGCTCAACACTTTTCAATATGTTTATCGTTTTTGTCATCTGACTTTTTCTCCTTTCAAAAGGTCAcacgggggggggcgggggggggggtcagtcatGGCAGCGTCATCCCGGGGGGAATTTCATTAAGCGCGACGAGACCGACAGACCTCCTTCGTGGCTGAGAGTGAGAACACCTGGGAGGGAGGACAACGGCGTGCACTGTGCCTGGAGCCCCTCCTGCACTTATCTCAACATTGACGAGGAGGTGAGCGAAGAATGCGAGGACAAACCAAAAAGGAGATTGCATGTGTATACAAATACTTGGGTTTATTTTATAAATCCCTCTCACTTGAAGCAAATTGGAATTGGAGCTAAGCTTGTTTACTTTTGATGCTATTGCACATTTCCTCTGAGTTGAGAAACATTATGTCAGGCTGgttgcaattctttttttaattttgtttttttttttgtgaatgtgtaTTTGTCCATTTATGTTATGTATCTTTTTGTTCAAATTAGTTTTTCTAATTGGGGGGAATCACATTTgatgttttaaatattttattttgaatcattTGCGAATTgttttgtgaaacattttttcatCAATAAAGCTTACCGCTGCAACTTGTGCATCAGTTCCATTCCTCAAGAGTCGACTTTCTCCATCTTTGCTGCCCATCACGCTATGATACCATTCGCCACAATGCAAATCACTTGATTACACGCGCAAGCTCATGTTTGCTTCTTGCACCATTTCGAATCTGCTTTGGTCAAAccgaatatttgagggatgcgGTGGATGATCACAGGAGACGATGCGCTGCTCGGCAAGGTGAAAAGTGCAGGCTTTGGTGCACATGGAATTGTTTGTCTATACTTGTTGATATagatttactgtatatgtgcaTGTATACATGGATGTGAGAGAGGGATGAATGTAATTaaagttgtgtatgtgtgtgtgtattttttttttaattagacgcTGTTCTTTTCTGGGAAGTCTGTGGCGGAGCTGGGTGGAGCCTCAGTGGAGACAGGAGGCTTGTGGTCGGGCCGAGGGAACCACGCCGGTCTCAGTAATggaaaccgtgtgtgtgtgtgtgcatgcctgacagacacacacatactcacacacacccatgcaAAAACATATGCATACATTCTAATAAGGTGAAAAGGAGCTCATCCTAgcatgtctgaatttttttttttgcccgcatGGTAAAAGGCAAGAATTCACACAAAGATAAGAGGACAAGAGTACTCGCACAAAACCACAGGGTCTCAAACAAACTCATGCGGGACAAGAATTTGTGTGCACCAATGCCCTCGATGTATTTCtatcaaccacacacacacacaggtactgTACTGTCGggtcacaacaaaaacaaaaagaccagAACACACACCAACAAACTCAGTTACACAGACTGATGATGAAAAGAATGGGTGTTCAATTGCACAATTGATTTACCGCTCTGGCATAAATTTTGCCACACCACAATAAACCCAACAGAAGTTGAACAGAACAGAACACTTGGAACAGAAGTGAAGTTGGGGTGTTGTCGATATACACAAAAAACATCTACAACGCTCATCCGTTTGAACGTGGGGTGTCCGTCGATTTAAACAATTAGTCGTGATTAATCGCATGAGTTCCAGGTTTCATTGTAAAGTGCCCTCCCTGAACAGACAGTTGTGAATTTCCATTGGATGACAATCACGTTCATTTCACTCCGACGACGGAGCCCTGCAAAACTGACTGTGGATGACTACTGTGTCCCACTACTGTTGGACTATTGTCCCGATCTGATCAAAAGTAATCAACAATATTTACGTTTATTAGCATACTGGCGTTTGCGAAGAAAAGGCGAAACTGACTGCCAGGATGGTCAGCCGCATTTTTAGCACAAATGTCGGAGCACTTCAGatgaaatgtgacttttttttttttaaagaaggcaGTAAGAGATTCACGAATGCTTTGTCATCACTGAACCAAAGAGAgtagttaattgtttttttcattgtttacaGTCACTTCTCACCTTCAATGAAGCACTCCTCTTTTTCTCTGTTTCTATCTTCATTTTATGATTACTTTCAGAGCGGCCTTCAGCCTAAACATAATCTTCGTGCTTTCATGCACCAAACTGGTTGATTTCTTCTTCGTCCGTGTCTTCCAGCCATTTAACCAATGTACTATCGGTGTGTTATATGAATGTGTGCCACACACTGCCACTAAGAGgccaaagtggggaaaaaacgGAAGAGCACAGTTCACAGACACGCACAGGGCGCGCAAAACCAATTAAGGGCTGTTCGTGAAacgtgcgtttaaaaaaataaaataaaatgaatgtcgaTCAAAGGATTTTTTGTGACACCTCCAGGTTGAACATTAAATAATATCcgttttgtagtgtattcatatagattgaaaatatttgcaaacaaTTGTGATCTGTTTTGTTTCCAGCAAATTTATCGTCCTGGCCCACCACCCTATTGGCCCCACCCTATGAGAGAAATGCAGGCCAATAAACACAGGCAATATATCTATCTTATGTGACACACTCGGAAGAAAAACTCACAATTTCAGCTCCACGACAGCTCATGTCGTCAAGAATGTGTGTATACGCACTCAACTTTGTACACGctgtcacacacacattgcGTGTGCTTGACCgccgcacccacacacacaataaacaaaaaaatgcatttacatcAGTGCCTTGACATACGAGTGTCATTCGTATCGCCATAGTCTCTCCCTGGCGACCAACTGGCCTCCTATTGCAAAGCAACCTATGTAAATGTTTGGCGCCTGGATGTTGTGAAGTGTGCTTCGGCCGTCTAGTGGCGGAGGTTTGAAGCGCATTGAATTTTCATCTCATcccaatacaaaaagaaaattgggaaaGTGACAGCTTCTATCTCGTAAAATAAATGATATCATGGCACTCGTGTGTAGAGGCACCGCTGTATATCAAATGGGGAAAATGTTAGAGTTTGAGGTTATACAACAATGAGACAGAAAGACAACAACACATACCCATTcacaaatacacgcacacaaacacgatCCACCTCCCTAACTGGCAACGAAGCGAACATTCGCATGCGTGTCCACACGCGATGGCTGTCACTGTCACAGAACGTCTCATTACAAAGAATGTGCACGAACCCAGAGCGTGCTCGTAAACAAGTACGCACGCACACGAGATAGAGCATTACGCATGCGTGCGCACGTATCCATGCGTGCGACGCATACATCTCTGTATTTCGCCTCACGCACGATATACCCTTGCTCATCGAATCCCGTTTGAGTCGTCTTTTTGAACGCAACCATTCGTGACGTTGTTTCCGCCCATAAAAGGATGACGATGGCGATGAAGGCCAATGTTAGGAAAGCTCAAAACAAATCCGGAAGTTTCCATTGTGTCGTCTTCCAGCGCGTCAGAATAAACGAAGGACTCCACCTAGCGTCGCCGCGAGACAACGGCCGAGCCTTCCGTGTTTAACTCCCAATGTGCGTGACCGATTCCCACGCCACAGAGCACAAGCTGGTCCTCGTGATTCATCATGCTTCTTCGACCAAACAGCAGCAGCCGGAAGtttgaccaaaataaaagtctgaattctgaaaacaaaagcaaaatcaagctacagattttattttaaaatgacaaatatatcATATTCAGGAGACAGtgacagtagtttttttttgttgttttacttccaaacaaaaataaatgacaagtaATATTTAGATGTGTGTTGCAGTAAGTCattaaatatacaaaaatatacttgcATCATGTGGGTTGAGTTTCACCTGTCAGTTATATAAAATCATATTAGACTATAGTAAAACCTTTGGTGAcgtgatttttttcattccctGATTAGCTTTTTAATTTACAGGAACAATTGAACCAAATAAAATAGCATGAGCGCACGGTTAAACATGAAGGCATACAAGGGCCATACTGAAAATGACAAGGAAGGCATAAAGCAAAAGAAATCTGTTAAATTATAGGAATTGGAATTTGGAGAAACAGTCAttttaatcaagaaaaaaaatacataggcaaacattttttgatcaagaaaaaaattgtagttTACAAGAATATAGTCTTAATTTTTTTATCGCTCCAAGAATCAAGTGGTATTCTTTTCATGGTCAGTAGTAATTTTTGGGATTTCTGACAATTAATATacaagaataaaatattttttcaacaaaaatgtcagtaaagtttcattgtttttcttttgtaaagtTACACAAAGTAGTTGGGGAGGGGTAAATCACATTAAGACTTCATTCTGGTAGAAGTACAGCTTGTTTTGTCACGAAATCACAACTTCAATCTGGTATTTGTCTTTTGACTTTCCTTTTGCGTGTGGCCTTAAACGCTTAAACGGTGCGCTCCGAAcacagcaacaaaaacacagtaaaCACATACAAAATGGTGTTTTATTGTCAAAGCGTCGGAGTGGGACAACGTTATTTATATTTAGATTCTTATATAAGTATGTGCATATTTCCTCATTGTGAACTCTAAGTTGTGCCACAAGCTAATTATGGTAAGTAAGCTACATTATATACAGACGTCCATCACTGACCGTTGACGCGTGTGTGTTACTGTATGACAGTAAATTCGTCAAAAGGCGACTTGACGCTTTGGTATTATCGCCGAGTGACAAACGCAGAAAACGGTCGCTTCGCTTTATCATACAGTGCGACCAATCCGTACTAACTAAacacatccatttaaaaaaaaaaacacccacatgaATATATGCAACTCAAGTTAAAGGGGACAAACTatgaaaacatttcactttCAAACTTTGTCTATTTTGATCCAAGGTCAGGAGACCTGAATCACGCCTGGGAACTCTTTTCCCCTCCAGTTATGTTGTCGGTCGAACTGACCTGTTAGgatctggaagaaaaaaaaaaaaagacaagctcaTTCTGCAGGccgtatgtttttcttttgatttttgaaagaatgggaaatggaaaaaaaatgcatacaattCATTCTGTTGCCATTActttacagcaaaaaaaaagaaaagaaaaaaaagcagagtaaAAAATTGTTAGCATAATGTTATAGTATGAGAACAAACAGTAGATCACATGGTTCCAtttgaaatctaaaaaaaaggaggaattaTTCAGCTTTTTCctattctttaaaaataaaacaattttgaacagttgtatttttttgaccGTTTGAaaatctagatttttttttctcttttaaacaGGATTCAAATGTATCCAGTTTATATACAAACACAGATTGTGGGCAAGTCTACACATGCGtgttcaaatgtcaggtttgtgtgatattaaaaaaggCGAAAAGATTTCAAAGACCACCACTAATATGCCGTATAAATTCTAAACCTTGAAAACAATTAATCCACATaatgttgcacaagtgtgcacaccctctgaaaggattttcatttttgtgacacGAGAGCTATGTCATGTTTCAAAGGCATCAGTCTTTGTTTTCAGTTGAATTGTACTTATAGGTTACATTCATCAAGTTCTGAAATGTACcctgatctctttttttttaatattacaaaAACCTGGCGATTGAACGGGTGTGCAGACTTTATTTAAACTgtataattcatttaaaaaaacaatgcatattATGATCCTTTTTCCTTTAAATTAGAAACATGAGAAAAGCAATTAAATTTGCATGGTATTATACCTTCTGATAATTATATGTGGAGAAGGTGACCGGTGTCCATGATCATCTAGAAATGAACGCGACAAGAAGGTTCAATtctggggagggcggggggttggGTCATAAAATGTATCCTCTAAACGCCTTGGTCATTGTTGGGCaccgtaaaacaaacaaaagtaattGAGACCATAATTCTAATGATGCTTTGTGAGAACAACTAAACatcgatttttttctttttttttttttacaagtggaaaccaaaaaaaacatcaaagaagAAGTAGTCTTTCGAGAATGCCATTcctgggctttttttccccgcaaTGGTGTATGTCTGTCTCAGCAGTCAGAGTTGTGCGAGTgtgcggcggccgccgccgcttccAGCTTCCAGTCCCGCTGGTCGTCAGCGGTGTGCTGCGAGGCGGCGGGGGACAGCGCCATCTGGCGTCGCGGGTTGCCACTGTGCATGGTGTTCCAGTGGCGCTTGAGGTCTGATGCCTTGATGAAGGCCTTGTCGCACGAGCCGCAGTTGAACGGCCGCTCGCCGCGGTGCTGCCGCTCGTGGTCCTTCAGGTGCGACTTGTGCTTGAAGGCCTTCTCGCACAGCTGGCAGGCGAAGGGTCGCTCGTTGCTGTGCACGCGCTCGTGCCGCTTCAGGTCGGGTCCACGGATGAACGCCTTGCCGCACACCACGCAGCGGTGCGGCTTGAATCCCGAATGGATCTTGAGGTGCTCCTTGAGATGGGCGGCCGTGGTGAAGGCCTTGGGGCAGTGCTCGCAGCCGTACGGCCGGTTGGCGGTGAGGAGCCGCTCCTTCTTGGCGCTGTGCTCCAGCGGCTTGGCGCCGGCGCCGGGCAGCGAGCCGTGGTCGCGGTGGCCGTAGAGGAGGTACTCCAGCTTCATGTCGCCGGAGGACGACGAGCCCCAGCCGTGCGCGTGCGGGTCCTTGCTCAATCCCGTGTTGTAGCCATGCGGCTGCGGCACGTGCGATCCCCCCGCGCCGCCCATGCCGTCCATGGCTGTGTCGTAGAAGCTGTTCTTGCGCACCTCTTCCATTGCCAGCTCCTTGAGTATGGCATCTTGCGCGCGCATGCCGTGGTCGCCGGGCGGCGCCTGGTTCTCGCGCGTCTTCATGTTGGTCAGCTCGCGCTTCTGCGAGCACAGGTTGTCCAGGAAGTTGATGCCCAGGATCTGgcctgatgacatcatcatgttGATGTCCTTCTTGCGAACGGCCAGTCGCGCCGTGTACATGTAGTTGAGTACCTCCTCGAAGATGTCTGAGCGGATGAAGTCCAGCTCTACGATGGAGTTGTCCTCATCTGTCTGCTTCTTGAACAGCTTCTTGAAGTAGTTGCTGCAGGCCGCCAAGACGCAGCGGTGAGCCCGGAACTCGAtattctccaccaccaccaccacgtcgCAGTGCTCACCTTCCATGCGCTGCTGGTTGAGCATCTTCAGGAAGGTCGCCTTGTGGTCGTAGTCGATGTAGCGTAACAATTCAGACATGGTGGTGAATGGGAGCAACCTGGAAATGAGTGTTCGGAGTGAATTTGAGTTGGACAAAATGTTTTACCTTTTCGCTAAATCCCACACAGTTGCCCCACAATACCCCCTATTTGTTCATCGCCATTTATATATTGATTGTTTTACACACGCCAAGACACTCGCATATCAGTCCCGCCTCTTACAGGCACATCCATTTACAAAGGCACTAcaccacatttatttattcaacacatccGGTTTCAACACtaatgtgtgttgtgtttttttttcttaaattttaCTTTTCATAAATGCGGGTTTTAATTAAGGTTAACAGTAGTATAACTTGAACATAATATTAGCATTTCTTTTCCCTCTGGATCCTCCTCCTTGTCCTGACTGGCATTATAATCTATCAATTTTGGCACCTCAACTTTCGTATTGATTGAATGAAGGTTAAGGGCTATCTTGGTCGCAGCATAAACGCCTTTTAAGAATCAGGAACATGTGTTTATGCTTGCAATTTGTTACTGTACAAAATGGTTTACAGTGTTTAAATAACTGCTCACTACACCCATAAATCTCTTTTATTTCGTCCCTGGCGGGTCCATTTCTATCTCCAGCTTCCGATCCTCTGTGCCCCCACTCTACAAGTCCATCCAGTCTCAACGTCTTCCACCTTCGTCTCCAAACCTTCCTAGTCTGAACTCGCTGCGGCTTCGTATCTTCAACACTGCCACCTCGAGCTTTGTTTCAAGATAACTCATAATGACCCAAAAATCACACTATCGAACCTTCCCTTTCATTTGTGATGGCGCTTTTCTATCACTGATCACCCGATATCCAcctccctccccgccccccacctcgCCCGGACTCTCTTTTTCGCCTCCCGTCCACTCTCCCCGTAGCTCTGAACGGTCGAGTCCAAGTACTTTAACTCCCGCATCGACTTCACCGGTAGTTCTCGTACAATGGTAAACAACGGCCTCCCTCGCATTGAcacgcaaacaaaaataaacaaggtAAATATTCCGAgcggggaaacaaaacaaacatgcaaaccAAATAAAGTCAACGGCGACGAGTGCCAGGCACGAACAAAACGCACTTTAATTTCTATTCCGCG
It includes:
- the LOC127616605 gene encoding zinc finger and BTB domain-containing protein 14-like, with protein sequence MSELLRYIDYDHKATFLKMLNQQRMEGEHCDVVVVVENIEFRAHRCVLAACSNYFKKLFKKQTDEDNSIVELDFIRSDIFEEVLNYMYTARLAVRKKDINMMMSSGQILGINFLDNLCSQKRELTNMKTRENQAPPGDHGMRAQDAILKELAMEEVRKNSFYDTAMDGMGGAGGSHVPQPHGYNTGLSKDPHAHGWGSSSSGDMKLEYLLYGHRDHGSLPGAGAKPLEHSAKKERLLTANRPYGCEHCPKAFTTAAHLKEHLKIHSGFKPHRCVVCGKAFIRGPDLKRHERVHSNERPFACQLCEKAFKHKSHLKDHERQHRGERPFNCGSCDKAFIKASDLKRHWNTMHSGNPRRQMALSPAASQHTADDQRDWKLEAAAAAAHSHNSDC